The DNA window ACCGGCTGCAGCCTGCTGGCCCACTGGGATCCTGAGACGGCCGACAACAGCCACGACGCCAACTTGCGCAAGGCCGAACGCCTGCTGGCCCAGTTGCCCGTCATCATGGCGGCCCGCGAACGCTTGCGTCAGGGAGAATCGCCGATTCATCCCGACGCGACCCGTTCCCTGGCGAGCAACCTGCTCTGGATGTTGCGCGGAACCGAACCGAGCGAGCGCAGCATCAAGGCGATGGATGTCTCGCTGATTCTGTATGCCGAGCATGAGTTTAACGCCTCGACCTTTACCGCCAGGGTGATCTGCTCGACGCTGTCGGATCTGCACTCTTCGATTACCGGGGCGATTGGCGCCTTGAAGGGAGCCCTTCACGGCGGAGCGAATGAACGGGTGATGGAAGTGCTTGACGAAGTCGGTTCGCCCGACAAGGCGGAAGCCTGGGTCCGCGATGCGCTGGCTCGCAAAGTCCGCATCATGGGGTTCGGCCATCGGGTGTACAAAACGGGCGATCCGCGAGCGCGTTACCTGAAATCCCTGTGCCAGCAACTGGCCAGCGAAACGGGTAACAAGCCGATGGAGCAGATGGCGGAAGTCATTGAAACGATCGTCACCGGCGAGAAGGGCTTGCCGCCCAATCTCGACTGGCCGAGCGCCCGACTGTACCACTACATGGAACTGCCGGTCGATCTTTACACGCCATTGTTTGTGCTCAGCCGCGTGGTGGGCTGGAGCGCCCATGTGATCGAACAGCTCGACAACAACCGGCTGATTCGCCCCCGTTCCCGCTACGTCGGCGCCGAAGCTCGCAGCTGGAAGCCAGTAGCACAGCGCGGGTAGTTGTTAATGGTAAATCGTTCTTTGTTCTTTGCTCGTCGTTCTTCGTTTGTGGTGCGACAGGACGGATGTTTTGCCTGTAGAACGGGCGATGCTGCCCGTTTGCGATTGCTGGATCGAAGGGGAGACGGGGTCGCAGGTAAACGCGGGACACGCAGGAAACTTCGTACGGTTTTGCCGGTGCTTTCGTCCAACGCGACGGGCGGGAGCGACTATCGTACGGAGTTTCGAAGCCCGCAGAAGTTTCTTTCGCCGAACGGACTTGTGGCCAGGGCCACTACCTTGAAAGCGATCAGCGGCGGGAACTGCTGGAGTTGAGAGCGCCGAAGTTGGTCAGGTCGAGCTCTTCGGCGTCATCGACGCGAATCTGGTTGAGACTGCGCCAATAGTAGATGATGCGGGCCGAGGCGTGCGACCATTCGTCGCCGATGCGCGCCTGCTGGGTGATTTCGGCGTCGTTGCGGCCGTCGCCTCGCAGCACGAGCAGGTCTTTCGACTCGGTGTACGACAGGCGGTCGGCCCGGGCCGTCATGGTCGGGCGTTCCACGTAAACGTTCCCCTGGGCGAGCAGCTCAAACGCTTTCCGCGAGGGAGTGATCTGGGGGCCGCGTTCGACCAGATTCAAGTGATCGCACGTCACCTGGACGCCCTGGCTGCCGAACGATTCGGGACGGTCGATCAGCAGGACTTCGTCCCAGCGGGCGATCGGTCCGTAAACGGTTTTGACCTTGCCGTACAAATCAATCTCTCGACGGTGGATGTTGCCGACGACCTCTTTCTGGAACTCGACTTTCAGATAGTTCAGCTCGGCCGGTTTGGCCGCTGCGGCAACCGCGCCGGCGGCTGGCTGGGCAGGCGCCTGGAGCGGTCCGGGGCTCATTTGCTGGACGTTGCCGTAACGGGCCGAACTGATCCAGCCGGGCCCGTCGGCGTGCAGCTCGCCCGTCAGCTGGTCGATCAGCAGGCTGCCGGCCTGCAGCTGGTCAAAGGCAGTGACCGCGTTGTTTTCTTCGGTGCGGTTTTTGAGGACCACGCCGTTAGAGAAGGTAAAGCGGCGCGCCTGGGCTTTGTCGTTCTTTTTGGGATCCGCAAAATCAACGCGCTGGTCGAACGCGACTTCCAGCATGCCCGTCAGTACTTGCTGGCTTTCGGTGGTCGCGTGGACTTCCTCCAGGAAGCGGGCGACCACGCCGTCGAAATCCATTCGGCGTCGCCAGGCGATCGTCACCCAGGGCGGCGTCTGTCCCAGGCCGGCCAGCTTATGGCTGCTGGTTTCCTGTGTCGGCGAGCCGTTCTGCCCAGCTTGCTGGCGGGCCGAGACAAGCGGCAAGGTCATGGAGCCAGGGCCGTTGATCCAGAGCTGATTGCGGCCGCGATCCAGCTGGATGTTGCCGCCTTTGGCGACCATGCCGCGGGCCGAGACGGTGGCCGGCTGGCCGATCACCTGCAGGAAGGTTTGCGGCGACTGGGCTTTTTTGACTTCAAGCGTGTCGCCGGTGACGACCAGCGGGGCTTCGCCCAGTTTCTCGGTTTGCGTTTCCTTCACACGGGCGTTGCCGCTGACCGCGATGTTGTCGATCACGGTGACCTTGCCGGACTGCACGGCGTCGACCCGCACCAGATCGCCGGAGACATCAAACCGGGATTGGGCTTCACCGCTGGCGCCAAACAGCCCGTTGCCCGGCCCTGAGGAGGTGGCGGCGGAACCGACCGGCGGACGCATGCTGTCGTCGCCTGGCGCCAGCGGGATGCTGGGATCGGCCTGGCGGACGAACGCTTCAAAACGCTGGGTGGAGCCGGTCAAGCGAGGCGAATCGATACGCACCTGTCCCAGAGCGACCATGCGATCGATCTGCATCTGGGTTTTCACCCCATCCGGCGAACTGGCCAGGGCGGGCGAGGCAGGATCGGGGAAGACGGGCGCTTCATGAAACCAGACGAACATCTGCGCGGCAGAGAAACCGCCGAAGGGTTCGACCCGCACTGAGGCGGAATCGTCAAGCGTGAGCAGGTACTGGCCGGCCTCGGCCGGTTCGATCCGCAGGCTCTTCTTCCAGGTGACTTCAAACGGCTGATCGGCTTTGCCGCCATCGTCGGAAGGGACTGGCGCCTGGCCTTCGATGCGGCCCGGCCCTTCCGCCCAGACGGGGCCGAACTTGTGCGTTTCGGAAAGTTCGTACTCCAGCTGTCGGGCGTACATCCAGCGGCTGCCCTGGCGGAGGGCGACCTGCTGATCGCCGGCCAGGTGCACGCGGTTGTTGACGGTGGTGAACTCAAGGTAATTGCCGATCGCGGAAGCATCGCGCGACGGGGCTTCCAGTTTGACCGGCTGCCCCACGGCGACAATGCGCCGCAGATCCAGCTGGGCGGAGAATTTCGAATTGTCGTCAGCCTCGTCGTCATTAGCCTTGTCGCTGGCGGGAGTGTCGCCGGGCGAAGTCGAGCTGGCAGGGTCGTCTTTCTTTTCGTCAAACTCCAGCAGCAGATACTGGCAGGCGAGCGAATCGCTGGGGCCGTCGGGGTAGTGCTTGAACACATCGACATTCCGTTTGAACCAGGCGTTGCGACCGACAAAGTCAAACTGGAACGGCCCGTCGCAGCTAATCTCGATCGGTCCTTCATTGTTGTCGGCAGTTGCCTGGCCGGGCTGCGGGGGAGCGGCCGCTACGGAGTCGCCCGGCGTGCTGGACATCAGTTTCCCGGCGCCGCCGGCGTCGATCACAAACTTGTCCACATGCACCAGCGACAGGGTCTTCAGGGCGCCAAAGCTGGACGCCGTTTTTGACGAAGATCCGCTGTCCTGGGGCAGGAGCACAATGGTGAGATCACGTCCGCTGCCGTGGCTTTGCCCCATGCGGAAGGCGACCGGATGCACGGTCCAGACGCGCGACTCGGTGATCTGCACATGCTTGGTGCGAATGTCGAGTCGGTCGTCGGCGCCTGGTTCGCTTTCGGGGCTGAAAATGTGGATCTCGCCCAGCAGTCGACCGCCAACCAGCTTGCCAATTTCGGCCCGGCTGAGATCGAGCTCGTTATCGAAGTTCAGCACGGCGCCTTCGGGCGCCCTCATGACGATGGGGCGGACCGGCTTGTCGTCGTCGGCCTGTTTTTTGGACTGGAAGATCAGGGTCAGCGGTTTGACTTCCATCTGGCCGCCGGGCAGCGTGCGATAATCTTCGAAGAGCAGCTGGCCCTGTTCTGTTTCCAGAACTTTGGGGCTGGCCAGCTCCCAGGCATCAGGACCAAACAGGGCGGCCAGTCCCTGGCGGCGGGCCATTTCCGAAGTGCTGGCGGCCTGCCCGGCCTGAACGGGGCCCGAAGAGCGAAGCCGGGCTTGCGGTTCCAGGAAGCGGACCGCCGTGAGCGCATAGAGCCAGTAAACCGCTAAGACAACGGTAAACGAGGAGGCGAAACGCATCACGGATTTGGGCATAGATTACGGGCAGGCGTGCAACGACGCCATCAATCAGGCAAGGTGCTTGCGGACGACTTCGTCCCACCGCTGCTTTGCTTTTAACAAGGTTTCCACCAGTTCTCGTATCGCTCCCTCGCCGCCCGGCGCTTTGGTCGTCAGCAAGGCGGCGGTGCGTAGTTCGGCGGCCGCATCGGCGACAGCCACCCCGACTCCCACATACTGGATCACCGGCAGGTCCGGCAGATCGTCGCCGATGTAACAGACCTGTTCCGGCTGCAGCTTGAGCGAAGTGATAATCTCCTGGGCGACGGGTAGTTTTTCCGGCACGCCCTGGCGAACCAGATCAATGCCCAGTTCGGCGCTGCGGTTGCGTACAATCTGCGAACTACGGGACGAGATCAGGCCGAACTGGTAGCCGGCCTGGCGCCAGAGCTTGACCGCCAGTCCGTCGCGCACGTGGAAGCGTTTGGTTTCAATGCCCTGGTTGTCAAAAATGATGCCGCCATCGGTAAAGACGCCGTCGACATCGGACAGGATCAGCTCCACCTGCTTCAGTCGCTCTTCATGTTTCATGGATGCGGTTCTTTCAGGACGCCAGGGATCCTTGACGTCGACAGGTTCACTACGCGCCTGCGGGGCGCCTGGTTCAGAGAAGTTTTATTCCGCCCGGCAGTCAGACGTTTCCGGAACGCAGGAAATCGGGACTCCCGTCAGCGGGTTCTTGGGGCTTCGTGATCAGGTTTTATTTCGGATAGGAAACAGGACGGGCTCCACTCCTTCAGGCGATTCCGCCATTTCGTCGGACGCCTCGGCAGTTCCTACAAGATCGGTAATATCGAGCATCCCCAGCGGACGCCCCGCGGCGTCGACGACGGGCAGCTCGCTCAACTTGTGCTGCGCCAGCACCGCCAGTGCTGCTGTCATGCGTGAGCCGGCGGCGGCCGTTTTGGGCGACCGGGTCATTACCTCGCACAGCGGATGATCAATAAAGGCATCGCGGCGGCGTTCCAGCAGGCGGGCCAGATCGCTGTCGGTAAAGACGCCCGTCAAACGGCCGTCAGCGTCGACTAGCATCAGGGCTCCGCTGCGGCGGCCAGGCGAGCTTTGCCGCACGAGCGCTTCGCGAACGGTTTCCGTTTCCAGGCTGATGCGACAGGTTTCCAGGGGACGCATGCACTCTTCCACCTTGGCCAGGCGGCGACCCAGGCTGCCGCCGGGATGAAAGCGGGCAAAGTCTTCCGGCTGGAATTGACGCTGCTTGCTAACCGAAAGGGCGAGTGCATCGCCCAGGGCCAGCATCGCCGTGGTGCTGGCGGAGGGCGCCAGTTTCAGGCTGCAGGCTTCTTCGATCTGACCCAGCTGCAGGACAATCCGGGCGGCTCGTCCCAGGGTGCTGTCGTGGCTGGCGGTAATGGCGACGATCACCGCTCCCAGCCCCTGCAGGGCGGGCAGGATGTCGACCATTTCGGCCGTTTCTCCACTGAAGGAAAGCATCAGGGCCACATCGCCGGGCCGTAACCGGCCGAGATCCCCGTGCATCGCTTCCGCCGGATGCAGGAAATAGCTGGGGGCGCCGGTGGAAGCCAGCGTGGCCGAGATTTTTTGACCCACGTAGCTACATTTTCCCATGCCAATGGCGACCACGTGCCCCTGACAGGCGGCGATACAGTCGACCGCGCGGCAGAACTGGGGGTCCAGCCGGTCGGCGACCGACAGCACTGCTTGCGCCTCGGCGAGCAGGATTTCTCGCCCCAGTTTCAGCGTTTCCGCGTCGGAAGTTTGCGGGGTCCAATTGCGCGCCGGCGCCGCCATGACGTCATCCTTGATTATCAGCAACCGAGTAAAGGGCGGCGGATTGTAGCCGTCCGGGCCAAACAGGGCAACGCTGAGATGCGCCTGGGCAAAATCGTCTCTCCGGCCCAGTAAATTGTGGACATTTGCTCGTTCAGGCTCGCGTAGACTGGCCGTCTTGCGTACTTTTCCTTGCTTGCTGGGAAGGGAAACCAGGACCGTCGAGGGACGATTCGTCCGTTCCGCTTCCTGCCTGGCGGGACTTGCCAGGGAGACGTGCGGCGGATAAGTTCACCATGACAGGTGTCGCTGGGCTTTGGGGCCCGCGCTGAAAAGGGAAGCCGGTGAGAATCCGGCGCAGGACCGCTGCTGTATGCGGCGAGAGCGAACGTTATCAGCCCACTGTCGTACGACGGGAAGGGAACGTCCGCTCACG is part of the Lignipirellula cremea genome and encodes:
- a CDS encoding citrate/2-methylcitrate synthase encodes the protein MSELIYSPGLEGVVAGETSISTIADGLRYRGYSIEDLADHATFEETAYLLLYGELPTASERDSFARRLADFAPVDPTLLDIIAKLPLSTPMMDVMRTGCSLLAHWDPETADNSHDANLRKAERLLAQLPVIMAARERLRQGESPIHPDATRSLASNLLWMLRGTEPSERSIKAMDVSLILYAEHEFNASTFTARVICSTLSDLHSSITGAIGALKGALHGGANERVMEVLDEVGSPDKAEAWVRDALARKVRIMGFGHRVYKTGDPRARYLKSLCQQLASETGNKPMEQMAEVIETIVTGEKGLPPNLDWPSARLYHYMELPVDLYTPLFVLSRVVGWSAHVIEQLDNNRLIRPRSRYVGAEARSWKPVAQRG
- a CDS encoding KdsC family phosphatase is translated as MKHEERLKQVELILSDVDGVFTDGGIIFDNQGIETKRFHVRDGLAVKLWRQAGYQFGLISSRSSQIVRNRSAELGIDLVRQGVPEKLPVAQEIITSLKLQPEQVCYIGDDLPDLPVIQYVGVGVAVADAAAELRTAALLTTKAPGGEGAIRELVETLLKAKQRWDEVVRKHLA
- a CDS encoding KpsF/GutQ family sugar-phosphate isomerase → MAAPARNWTPQTSDAETLKLGREILLAEAQAVLSVADRLDPQFCRAVDCIAACQGHVVAIGMGKCSYVGQKISATLASTGAPSYFLHPAEAMHGDLGRLRPGDVALMLSFSGETAEMVDILPALQGLGAVIVAITASHDSTLGRAARIVLQLGQIEEACSLKLAPSASTTAMLALGDALALSVSKQRQFQPEDFARFHPGGSLGRRLAKVEECMRPLETCRISLETETVREALVRQSSPGRRSGALMLVDADGRLTGVFTDSDLARLLERRRDAFIDHPLCEVMTRSPKTAAAGSRMTAALAVLAQHKLSELPVVDAAGRPLGMLDITDLVGTAEASDEMAESPEGVEPVLFPIRNKT